The following proteins come from a genomic window of Sorghum bicolor cultivar BTx623 chromosome 3, Sorghum_bicolor_NCBIv3, whole genome shotgun sequence:
- the LOC8082832 gene encoding NDR1/HIN1-like protein 6 translates to MSSNGKPTPQPPAAAAAGNGAGAGGPPKMYQRPIYRPQQAPAKRRRTGGRSCPFSCCCCFFWTVLVILLLAFLAAVVGGAFYLLYRPHRPAFTLTVARVTKLSLSSSATAPALSDAIDVTLTAKNPNKKLVYLYDDFTVTAATAANAVPLGEASVPGFTADAGNITVIKATVSASALTVDPTAASSDIKKSGEFPITVDLETKAGVRVGGLKTKKIGIQVHCDGVKVAAPAAPPAAPAAKKKKLGKATAAADAPAPAAAAEAPAPVSAVDDAPAPPAAATTVARVCEVRIRVKIWKWTF, encoded by the coding sequence atgTCTTCCAACGGCAAGCCCACCCCGCAGCccccggcagcggcagcggccggCAACGGCGCCGGAGCGGGCGGCCCGCCCAAGATGTACCAGCGGCCCATCTACCGGCCACAGCAGGCGCCCGCGAAGCGCCGGCGCACTGGCGGGCGGTCCTGCCCgttcagctgctgctgctgcttcttctggACGGTGCTCgtcatcctcctcctcgcctTCCTGGCCGCCGTGGTGGGCGGCGCCTTCTACCTCCTGTACCGCCCGCACCGCCCGGCGTTCACGCTGACCGTGGCGCGCGTGACGAAGCTGAGCCTGTCGTCGTCCGCCACGGCGCCCGCGCTGAGCGACGCCATCGACGTGACGCTGACGGCCAAGAACCCCAACAAGAAGCTCGTCTACCTCTACGACGACTTCACCGTGACGGCCGCCACGGCCGCCAACGCCGTCCCGCTCGGCGAGGCGTCCGTGCCCGGGTTCACGGCCGACGCCGGCAACATCACCGTCATCAAGGCCACCGTCTCGGCGTCCGCGCTCACGGTCGATCCCACCGCGGCGAGCTCCGACATCAAGAAGTCCGGCGAGTTCCCCATCACCGTGGACCTGGAGACCAAGGCCGGCGTCAGGGTGGGCGGGCTCaagaccaagaagattggcatccAGGTGCACTGCGACGGCGTCAAGGTGGCCGCGCCCGCGGCCCCGCCCGCGGCGCCGGCCGCCAAGAAAAAGAAGCTAGGGAAGGCCACGGCGGCGGCCGACGCTCCGgcccccgcggcggcggcggaagcgCCGGCACCTGTGTCCGCCGTCGACgacgcgccggcgccgcccgcCGCGGCGACCACCGTGGCGCGCGTGTGCGAGGTCAGGATCCGGGTCAAGATCTGGAAGTGGACCTTCTAG